Proteins found in one Canis aureus isolate CA01 chromosome 19, VMU_Caureus_v.1.0, whole genome shotgun sequence genomic segment:
- the IL17RC gene encoding interleukin-17 receptor C isoform X2: MPVPWFLLSLALGRSPMVLSLEKLMGPQDTARCSPGLSCHLWDGDVLCLPGSIVSAPGPVLVPTRLQTELVLRCYQETDCDLCVRVAIHLAVHGHWEEPKDEDKFGRAADPELEEPRNAFLQAQVVLSFQAYPTARCVLLEVQVPAALVQPGQSVGSVVFDCFEAALGAEVRIWSYTQPRYQKELNFTQQLPDCKGLEVRDSIQSCWALPWLNVSADGDDVYLVLDVSEEQRFGLSLYWNQIQGPTKPWWHRNLTGPQTITLNHTDLFPCLCIQVWPLEPDSVRTSVCPFREDPRAHRNLWRAARLQLLPPRGWRLDAPCSLLAEATLCWQAPGGGPCQSLVPPLYQANVTVNKTLELPLLNAHPNLCVQVSSWEKLQLQECLWADSLRALKDDLLLVETRGLQDNRSLCALEPSGCTPLLSKASTRAARLGEQLLQDLQSGQCLQLWEDELRALWACPMDKYVHQRWALVWLACLLLASVLFLLFLFRKDHVKAAATARAALLLYSAEDSGFERLVGALASALCQLPLQVTVDLWSRRELSAQGPLAWFHAQRRQTLQEGGVVVLLFSPGAVALCHEWLQDAASASASAPHGPHDAFAASLSCVLPDFLQGRAPGRYVGAYFDGLLHSGAVPALFRSVPVFSLPSQLPDFLGTLQGPGAPGPGRLGERAKQVSRALQPTLDQLLQALGDPGGPGGGTRDGT, encoded by the exons ATGCCTGTGCCTTGGTTCCTGTTGTCCTTGGCACTGGGCCGAAGCCCCATGGTCCTCTCTTTAGAGAAGCTTATGGGGCCTCAGGACACTGCCCGCTGCTCTCCG GGCCTTTCCTGCCACCTCTGGG ATGGTGACGTACTCTGCCTGCCTGGGAGCATCGTGTctgccccaggccctgtgctggtgCCCACACGCCTGCAGACAGAGCTGGTGTTGAGGTGCTACCAGGAGACTGACTGTGACCTCTGTGTGCGTGTGGCCATCCACTTGGCTGTGCATG GCCACTGGGAAGAGCCTAAAGATGAGGACAAGTTTGGAAGAGCAGCTGATCCAGAACTGGAGGAGCCTAGGAATG CctttctccaggcccaagtggtGCTCTCCTTCCAGGCCTACCCCACTGCACGGTGCGTCCTGCTGGAGGTGCAAGTGCCTGCTGCCCTCGTGCAGCCTGGTCAGTCTGTG GGCTCTGTAGTATTTGACTGCTTTGAGGCTGCTCTGGGGGCTGAGGTGCGAATCTGGTCCTACACTCAGCCCAGGTACCAGAAAGAACTCAACTTCACACAGCAGTTGCCTG ACTGCAAGGGGCTCGAAGTCCGGGACAGCATCCAGAGCTGCTGGG ccctgccctgGCTCAATGTGTCTGCTGATGGTGATGATGTATACCTGGTGCTGGATGTCTCTGAGGAGCAGCGCTTTGGCCTCTCCCTGTACTGGAACCAAATCCAGGGCCCTACAAAACCCTGGTGGCACAGAAACCTG ACTGGGCCACAGACCATTACCTTGAACCACACAGacctgtttccttgcctttgtaTTCAG GTGTGGCCTTTAGAGCCCGACTCTGTCAGGACAAGCGTCTGTCCCTTTAGGGAGG ACCCTCGGGCACACCGGAACCTCTGGCGTGCAGCCCGGCTGCAGCTACTGCCCCCACGGGGCTGGCGGTTAGATGCACCCTGCTCACTGCTTGCTGAGGCCACTCTATGTTGGCAGGCACCAGGTGGGGGCCCCTGCCAGTCGCTGGTCCCGCCTCTGTATCAAGCAAATGTCACTGTAAAT AAGACACTTGAGTTGCCGTTGCTGAATGCCCACCCCAACCTCTGTGTCCAG GTGAGCAGCTGGGAGAAGCTGCAGCTACAGGAGTGCTTGTGGGCTG ACTCCCTCAGGGCCCTCAAGGATGATCTGCTGCTGGTAGAGACACGAGGCCTCCAGGACAACAGATCACTCTGTGCCTTAGAACCCAGTGGCTGCACCCCACTACTCAGCAAGGCCTCCACG AGGGCAGCTCGCCTTGGAGAGCAATTACTACAAGACCTGCAGTCAGGCCAGTGTCTGCAG CTGTGGGAAGATGAGCTGAGAGCACTATGGGCCTGCCCCATGGACAAGT ACGTTCACCAGCGCTGGGCCCTGGTGTGGCTGGCCTGCCTACTCTTGGCCTctgtgcttttccttctcttccttttcaggaAGGACCACGTGAAAG CTGCCGCCACGGCCCGCGCGGCTCTGCTCCTCTACTCGGCCGAGGACTCGGGCTTTGAGCGCCTGGTGGGCGCCCTGGCGTCAGCGCTGTGCCAGCTGCCGCTGCAGGTGACCGTGGACCTTTGGAGCCGTCGTGAGCTGAGCGCGCAGGGGCCCCTGGCCTGGTTCCACGCGCAGCGGCGCCAGACCCTGCAGGAGGGCGGGGTGGTGGTCCTGCTCTTCTCGCCCGGGGCCGTGGCGCTGTGCCACGAGTGGCTGCAGGACGCGGCGTCGGCGTCGGCGTCCGCCCCGCACGGCCCGCACGACGCCTTCGCCGCCTCGCTCAGCTGCGTGCTGCCCGACTTCCTGCAGGGCCGGGCGCCCGGCCGCTACGTGGGGGCCTACTTCGACGGATTGCTCCACTCGGGTGCCGTGCCCGCCCTGTTCCGCAGCGTACCGGtcttctccctgccctcccagctgCCCGACTTCCTGGGGACCCTGCAGGGGCCTGGCGCCCCCGGTCCCGGGCGGCTCGGGGAGAGGGCCAAGCAAGTGTCCCGGGCCCTGCAGCCCACCCTGGACCAGCTGCTCCAGGCGCTCGGAGAtcccgggggccccggggggggcACGCGGGATGGCACGTGA
- the IL17RC gene encoding interleukin-17 receptor C isoform X8, whose protein sequence is MATGKSLKMRTSLEEQLIQNWRSLGMPFSRPKWCSPSRPTPLHGASCWRCKCLLPSCSLGSVVFDCFEAALGAEVRIWSYTQPRYQKELNFTQQLPDCKGLEVRDSIQSCWALPWLNVSADGDDVYLVLDVSEEQRFGLSLYWNQIQGPTKPWWHRNLTGPQTITLNHTDLFPCLCIQVWPLEPDSVRTSVCPFREDPRAHRNLWRAARLQLLPPRGWRLDAPCSLLAEATLCWQAPGGGPCQSLVPPLYQANVTVNKTLELPLLNAHPNLCVQVSSWEKLQLQECLWADSLRALKDDLLLVETRGLQDNRSLCALEPSGCTPLLSKASTRAARLGEQLLQDLQSGQCLQLWEDELRALWACPMDKYVHQRWALVWLACLLLASVLFLLFLFRKDHVKGWLRLLKEDLRAGAAATARAALLLYSAEDSGFERLVGALASALCQLPLQVTVDLWSRRELSAQGPLAWFHAQRRQTLQEGGVVVLLFSPGAVALCHEWLQDAASASASAPHGPHDAFAASLSCVLPDFLQGRAPGRYVGAYFDGLLHSGAVPALFRSVPVFSLPSQLPDFLGTLQGPGAPGPGRLGERAKQVSRALQPTLDQLLQALGDPGGPGGGTRDGT, encoded by the exons ATG GCCACTGGGAAGAGCCTAAAGATGAGGACAAGTTTGGAAGAGCAGCTGATCCAGAACTGGAGGAGCCTAGGAATG CctttctccaggcccaagtggtGCTCTCCTTCCAGGCCTACCCCACTGCACGGTGCGTCCTGCTGGAGGTGCAAGTGCCTGCTGCCCTCGTGCAGCCTG GGCTCTGTAGTATTTGACTGCTTTGAGGCTGCTCTGGGGGCTGAGGTGCGAATCTGGTCCTACACTCAGCCCAGGTACCAGAAAGAACTCAACTTCACACAGCAGTTGCCTG ACTGCAAGGGGCTCGAAGTCCGGGACAGCATCCAGAGCTGCTGGG ccctgccctgGCTCAATGTGTCTGCTGATGGTGATGATGTATACCTGGTGCTGGATGTCTCTGAGGAGCAGCGCTTTGGCCTCTCCCTGTACTGGAACCAAATCCAGGGCCCTACAAAACCCTGGTGGCACAGAAACCTG ACTGGGCCACAGACCATTACCTTGAACCACACAGacctgtttccttgcctttgtaTTCAG GTGTGGCCTTTAGAGCCCGACTCTGTCAGGACAAGCGTCTGTCCCTTTAGGGAGG ACCCTCGGGCACACCGGAACCTCTGGCGTGCAGCCCGGCTGCAGCTACTGCCCCCACGGGGCTGGCGGTTAGATGCACCCTGCTCACTGCTTGCTGAGGCCACTCTATGTTGGCAGGCACCAGGTGGGGGCCCCTGCCAGTCGCTGGTCCCGCCTCTGTATCAAGCAAATGTCACTGTAAAT AAGACACTTGAGTTGCCGTTGCTGAATGCCCACCCCAACCTCTGTGTCCAG GTGAGCAGCTGGGAGAAGCTGCAGCTACAGGAGTGCTTGTGGGCTG ACTCCCTCAGGGCCCTCAAGGATGATCTGCTGCTGGTAGAGACACGAGGCCTCCAGGACAACAGATCACTCTGTGCCTTAGAACCCAGTGGCTGCACCCCACTACTCAGCAAGGCCTCCACG AGGGCAGCTCGCCTTGGAGAGCAATTACTACAAGACCTGCAGTCAGGCCAGTGTCTGCAG CTGTGGGAAGATGAGCTGAGAGCACTATGGGCCTGCCCCATGGACAAGT ACGTTCACCAGCGCTGGGCCCTGGTGTGGCTGGCCTGCCTACTCTTGGCCTctgtgcttttccttctcttccttttcaggaAGGACCACGTGAAAG GGTGGCTGAGGCTCTTGAAGGAGGACCTCCGCGCGGGGG CTGCCGCCACGGCCCGCGCGGCTCTGCTCCTCTACTCGGCCGAGGACTCGGGCTTTGAGCGCCTGGTGGGCGCCCTGGCGTCAGCGCTGTGCCAGCTGCCGCTGCAGGTGACCGTGGACCTTTGGAGCCGTCGTGAGCTGAGCGCGCAGGGGCCCCTGGCCTGGTTCCACGCGCAGCGGCGCCAGACCCTGCAGGAGGGCGGGGTGGTGGTCCTGCTCTTCTCGCCCGGGGCCGTGGCGCTGTGCCACGAGTGGCTGCAGGACGCGGCGTCGGCGTCGGCGTCCGCCCCGCACGGCCCGCACGACGCCTTCGCCGCCTCGCTCAGCTGCGTGCTGCCCGACTTCCTGCAGGGCCGGGCGCCCGGCCGCTACGTGGGGGCCTACTTCGACGGATTGCTCCACTCGGGTGCCGTGCCCGCCCTGTTCCGCAGCGTACCGGtcttctccctgccctcccagctgCCCGACTTCCTGGGGACCCTGCAGGGGCCTGGCGCCCCCGGTCCCGGGCGGCTCGGGGAGAGGGCCAAGCAAGTGTCCCGGGCCCTGCAGCCCACCCTGGACCAGCTGCTCCAGGCGCTCGGAGAtcccgggggccccggggggggcACGCGGGATGGCACGTGA
- the IL17RC gene encoding interleukin-17 receptor C isoform X5 → MPVPWFLLSLALGRSPMVLSLEKLMGPQDTARCSPGLSCHLWDGDVLCLPGSIVSAPGPVLVPTRLQTELVLRCYQETDCDLCVRVAIHLAVHGHWEEPKDEDKFGRAADPELEEPRNAFLQAQVVLSFQAYPTARCVLLEVQVPAALVQPGQSVGSVVFDCFEAALGAEVRIWSYTQPRYQKELNFTQQLPALPWLNVSADGDDVYLVLDVSEEQRFGLSLYWNQIQGPTKPWWHRNLTGPQTITLNHTDLFPCLCIQVWPLEPDSVRTSVCPFREDPRAHRNLWRAARLQLLPPRGWRLDAPCSLLAEATLCWQAPGGGPCQSLVPPLYQANVTVNKTLELPLLNAHPNLCVQVSSWEKLQLQECLWADSLRALKDDLLLVETRGLQDNRSLCALEPSGCTPLLSKASTRAARLGEQLLQDLQSGQCLQLWEDELRALWACPMDKYVHQRWALVWLACLLLASVLFLLFLFRKDHVKAAATARAALLLYSAEDSGFERLVGALASALCQLPLQVTVDLWSRRELSAQGPLAWFHAQRRQTLQEGGVVVLLFSPGAVALCHEWLQDAASASASAPHGPHDAFAASLSCVLPDFLQGRAPGRYVGAYFDGLLHSGAVPALFRSVPVFSLPSQLPDFLGTLQGPGAPGPGRLGERAKQVSRALQPTLDQLLQALGDPGGPGGGTRDGT, encoded by the exons ATGCCTGTGCCTTGGTTCCTGTTGTCCTTGGCACTGGGCCGAAGCCCCATGGTCCTCTCTTTAGAGAAGCTTATGGGGCCTCAGGACACTGCCCGCTGCTCTCCG GGCCTTTCCTGCCACCTCTGGG ATGGTGACGTACTCTGCCTGCCTGGGAGCATCGTGTctgccccaggccctgtgctggtgCCCACACGCCTGCAGACAGAGCTGGTGTTGAGGTGCTACCAGGAGACTGACTGTGACCTCTGTGTGCGTGTGGCCATCCACTTGGCTGTGCATG GCCACTGGGAAGAGCCTAAAGATGAGGACAAGTTTGGAAGAGCAGCTGATCCAGAACTGGAGGAGCCTAGGAATG CctttctccaggcccaagtggtGCTCTCCTTCCAGGCCTACCCCACTGCACGGTGCGTCCTGCTGGAGGTGCAAGTGCCTGCTGCCCTCGTGCAGCCTGGTCAGTCTGTG GGCTCTGTAGTATTTGACTGCTTTGAGGCTGCTCTGGGGGCTGAGGTGCGAATCTGGTCCTACACTCAGCCCAGGTACCAGAAAGAACTCAACTTCACACAGCAGTTGCCTG ccctgccctgGCTCAATGTGTCTGCTGATGGTGATGATGTATACCTGGTGCTGGATGTCTCTGAGGAGCAGCGCTTTGGCCTCTCCCTGTACTGGAACCAAATCCAGGGCCCTACAAAACCCTGGTGGCACAGAAACCTG ACTGGGCCACAGACCATTACCTTGAACCACACAGacctgtttccttgcctttgtaTTCAG GTGTGGCCTTTAGAGCCCGACTCTGTCAGGACAAGCGTCTGTCCCTTTAGGGAGG ACCCTCGGGCACACCGGAACCTCTGGCGTGCAGCCCGGCTGCAGCTACTGCCCCCACGGGGCTGGCGGTTAGATGCACCCTGCTCACTGCTTGCTGAGGCCACTCTATGTTGGCAGGCACCAGGTGGGGGCCCCTGCCAGTCGCTGGTCCCGCCTCTGTATCAAGCAAATGTCACTGTAAAT AAGACACTTGAGTTGCCGTTGCTGAATGCCCACCCCAACCTCTGTGTCCAG GTGAGCAGCTGGGAGAAGCTGCAGCTACAGGAGTGCTTGTGGGCTG ACTCCCTCAGGGCCCTCAAGGATGATCTGCTGCTGGTAGAGACACGAGGCCTCCAGGACAACAGATCACTCTGTGCCTTAGAACCCAGTGGCTGCACCCCACTACTCAGCAAGGCCTCCACG AGGGCAGCTCGCCTTGGAGAGCAATTACTACAAGACCTGCAGTCAGGCCAGTGTCTGCAG CTGTGGGAAGATGAGCTGAGAGCACTATGGGCCTGCCCCATGGACAAGT ACGTTCACCAGCGCTGGGCCCTGGTGTGGCTGGCCTGCCTACTCTTGGCCTctgtgcttttccttctcttccttttcaggaAGGACCACGTGAAAG CTGCCGCCACGGCCCGCGCGGCTCTGCTCCTCTACTCGGCCGAGGACTCGGGCTTTGAGCGCCTGGTGGGCGCCCTGGCGTCAGCGCTGTGCCAGCTGCCGCTGCAGGTGACCGTGGACCTTTGGAGCCGTCGTGAGCTGAGCGCGCAGGGGCCCCTGGCCTGGTTCCACGCGCAGCGGCGCCAGACCCTGCAGGAGGGCGGGGTGGTGGTCCTGCTCTTCTCGCCCGGGGCCGTGGCGCTGTGCCACGAGTGGCTGCAGGACGCGGCGTCGGCGTCGGCGTCCGCCCCGCACGGCCCGCACGACGCCTTCGCCGCCTCGCTCAGCTGCGTGCTGCCCGACTTCCTGCAGGGCCGGGCGCCCGGCCGCTACGTGGGGGCCTACTTCGACGGATTGCTCCACTCGGGTGCCGTGCCCGCCCTGTTCCGCAGCGTACCGGtcttctccctgccctcccagctgCCCGACTTCCTGGGGACCCTGCAGGGGCCTGGCGCCCCCGGTCCCGGGCGGCTCGGGGAGAGGGCCAAGCAAGTGTCCCGGGCCCTGCAGCCCACCCTGGACCAGCTGCTCCAGGCGCTCGGAGAtcccgggggccccggggggggcACGCGGGATGGCACGTGA
- the IL17RC gene encoding interleukin-17 receptor C isoform X4: MPVPWFLLSLALGRSPMVLSLEKLMGPQDTARCSPGLSCHLWDGDVLCLPGSIVSAPGPVLVPTRLQTELVLRCYQETDCDLCVRVAIHLAVHGHWEEPKDEDKFGRAADPELEEPRNAFLQAQVVLSFQAYPTARCVLLEVQVPAALVQPGQSVGSVVFDCFEAALGAEVRIWSYTQPRYQKELNFTQQLPDCKGLEVRDSIQSCWALPWLNVSADGDDVYLVLDVSEEQRFGLSLYWNQIQGPTKPWWHRNLTGPQTITLNHTDLFPCLCIQVWPLEPDSVRTSVCPFREDPRAHRNLWRAARLQLLPPRGWRLDAPCSLLAEATLCWQAPGGGPCQSLVPPLYQANVTVNKTLELPLLNAHPNLCVQVSSWEKLQLQECLWADSLRALKDDLLLVETRGLQDNRSLCALEPSGCTPLLSKASTLWEDELRALWACPMDKYVHQRWALVWLACLLLASVLFLLFLFRKDHVKGWLRLLKEDLRAGAAATARAALLLYSAEDSGFERLVGALASALCQLPLQVTVDLWSRRELSAQGPLAWFHAQRRQTLQEGGVVVLLFSPGAVALCHEWLQDAASASASAPHGPHDAFAASLSCVLPDFLQGRAPGRYVGAYFDGLLHSGAVPALFRSVPVFSLPSQLPDFLGTLQGPGAPGPGRLGERAKQVSRALQPTLDQLLQALGDPGGPGGGTRDGT; this comes from the exons ATGCCTGTGCCTTGGTTCCTGTTGTCCTTGGCACTGGGCCGAAGCCCCATGGTCCTCTCTTTAGAGAAGCTTATGGGGCCTCAGGACACTGCCCGCTGCTCTCCG GGCCTTTCCTGCCACCTCTGGG ATGGTGACGTACTCTGCCTGCCTGGGAGCATCGTGTctgccccaggccctgtgctggtgCCCACACGCCTGCAGACAGAGCTGGTGTTGAGGTGCTACCAGGAGACTGACTGTGACCTCTGTGTGCGTGTGGCCATCCACTTGGCTGTGCATG GCCACTGGGAAGAGCCTAAAGATGAGGACAAGTTTGGAAGAGCAGCTGATCCAGAACTGGAGGAGCCTAGGAATG CctttctccaggcccaagtggtGCTCTCCTTCCAGGCCTACCCCACTGCACGGTGCGTCCTGCTGGAGGTGCAAGTGCCTGCTGCCCTCGTGCAGCCTGGTCAGTCTGTG GGCTCTGTAGTATTTGACTGCTTTGAGGCTGCTCTGGGGGCTGAGGTGCGAATCTGGTCCTACACTCAGCCCAGGTACCAGAAAGAACTCAACTTCACACAGCAGTTGCCTG ACTGCAAGGGGCTCGAAGTCCGGGACAGCATCCAGAGCTGCTGGG ccctgccctgGCTCAATGTGTCTGCTGATGGTGATGATGTATACCTGGTGCTGGATGTCTCTGAGGAGCAGCGCTTTGGCCTCTCCCTGTACTGGAACCAAATCCAGGGCCCTACAAAACCCTGGTGGCACAGAAACCTG ACTGGGCCACAGACCATTACCTTGAACCACACAGacctgtttccttgcctttgtaTTCAG GTGTGGCCTTTAGAGCCCGACTCTGTCAGGACAAGCGTCTGTCCCTTTAGGGAGG ACCCTCGGGCACACCGGAACCTCTGGCGTGCAGCCCGGCTGCAGCTACTGCCCCCACGGGGCTGGCGGTTAGATGCACCCTGCTCACTGCTTGCTGAGGCCACTCTATGTTGGCAGGCACCAGGTGGGGGCCCCTGCCAGTCGCTGGTCCCGCCTCTGTATCAAGCAAATGTCACTGTAAAT AAGACACTTGAGTTGCCGTTGCTGAATGCCCACCCCAACCTCTGTGTCCAG GTGAGCAGCTGGGAGAAGCTGCAGCTACAGGAGTGCTTGTGGGCTG ACTCCCTCAGGGCCCTCAAGGATGATCTGCTGCTGGTAGAGACACGAGGCCTCCAGGACAACAGATCACTCTGTGCCTTAGAACCCAGTGGCTGCACCCCACTACTCAGCAAGGCCTCCACG CTGTGGGAAGATGAGCTGAGAGCACTATGGGCCTGCCCCATGGACAAGT ACGTTCACCAGCGCTGGGCCCTGGTGTGGCTGGCCTGCCTACTCTTGGCCTctgtgcttttccttctcttccttttcaggaAGGACCACGTGAAAG GGTGGCTGAGGCTCTTGAAGGAGGACCTCCGCGCGGGGG CTGCCGCCACGGCCCGCGCGGCTCTGCTCCTCTACTCGGCCGAGGACTCGGGCTTTGAGCGCCTGGTGGGCGCCCTGGCGTCAGCGCTGTGCCAGCTGCCGCTGCAGGTGACCGTGGACCTTTGGAGCCGTCGTGAGCTGAGCGCGCAGGGGCCCCTGGCCTGGTTCCACGCGCAGCGGCGCCAGACCCTGCAGGAGGGCGGGGTGGTGGTCCTGCTCTTCTCGCCCGGGGCCGTGGCGCTGTGCCACGAGTGGCTGCAGGACGCGGCGTCGGCGTCGGCGTCCGCCCCGCACGGCCCGCACGACGCCTTCGCCGCCTCGCTCAGCTGCGTGCTGCCCGACTTCCTGCAGGGCCGGGCGCCCGGCCGCTACGTGGGGGCCTACTTCGACGGATTGCTCCACTCGGGTGCCGTGCCCGCCCTGTTCCGCAGCGTACCGGtcttctccctgccctcccagctgCCCGACTTCCTGGGGACCCTGCAGGGGCCTGGCGCCCCCGGTCCCGGGCGGCTCGGGGAGAGGGCCAAGCAAGTGTCCCGGGCCCTGCAGCCCACCCTGGACCAGCTGCTCCAGGCGCTCGGAGAtcccgggggccccggggggggcACGCGGGATGGCACGTGA
- the IL17RC gene encoding interleukin-17 receptor C isoform X3, with the protein MPVPWFLLSLALGRSPMVLSLEKLMGPQDTARCSPGLSCHLWDGDVLCLPGSIVSAPGPVLVPTRLQTELVLRCYQETDCDLCVRVAIHLAVHGHWEEPKDEDKFGRAADPELEEPRNAFLQAQVVLSFQAYPTARCVLLEVQVPAALVQPGQSVGSVVFDCFEAALGAEVRIWSYTQPRYQKELNFTQQLPALPWLNVSADGDDVYLVLDVSEEQRFGLSLYWNQIQGPTKPWWHRNLTGPQTITLNHTDLFPCLCIQVWPLEPDSVRTSVCPFREDPRAHRNLWRAARLQLLPPRGWRLDAPCSLLAEATLCWQAPGGGPCQSLVPPLYQANVTVNKTLELPLLNAHPNLCVQVSSWEKLQLQECLWADSLRALKDDLLLVETRGLQDNRSLCALEPSGCTPLLSKASTRAARLGEQLLQDLQSGQCLQLWEDELRALWACPMDKYVHQRWALVWLACLLLASVLFLLFLFRKDHVKGWLRLLKEDLRAGAAATARAALLLYSAEDSGFERLVGALASALCQLPLQVTVDLWSRRELSAQGPLAWFHAQRRQTLQEGGVVVLLFSPGAVALCHEWLQDAASASASAPHGPHDAFAASLSCVLPDFLQGRAPGRYVGAYFDGLLHSGAVPALFRSVPVFSLPSQLPDFLGTLQGPGAPGPGRLGERAKQVSRALQPTLDQLLQALGDPGGPGGGTRDGT; encoded by the exons ATGCCTGTGCCTTGGTTCCTGTTGTCCTTGGCACTGGGCCGAAGCCCCATGGTCCTCTCTTTAGAGAAGCTTATGGGGCCTCAGGACACTGCCCGCTGCTCTCCG GGCCTTTCCTGCCACCTCTGGG ATGGTGACGTACTCTGCCTGCCTGGGAGCATCGTGTctgccccaggccctgtgctggtgCCCACACGCCTGCAGACAGAGCTGGTGTTGAGGTGCTACCAGGAGACTGACTGTGACCTCTGTGTGCGTGTGGCCATCCACTTGGCTGTGCATG GCCACTGGGAAGAGCCTAAAGATGAGGACAAGTTTGGAAGAGCAGCTGATCCAGAACTGGAGGAGCCTAGGAATG CctttctccaggcccaagtggtGCTCTCCTTCCAGGCCTACCCCACTGCACGGTGCGTCCTGCTGGAGGTGCAAGTGCCTGCTGCCCTCGTGCAGCCTGGTCAGTCTGTG GGCTCTGTAGTATTTGACTGCTTTGAGGCTGCTCTGGGGGCTGAGGTGCGAATCTGGTCCTACACTCAGCCCAGGTACCAGAAAGAACTCAACTTCACACAGCAGTTGCCTG ccctgccctgGCTCAATGTGTCTGCTGATGGTGATGATGTATACCTGGTGCTGGATGTCTCTGAGGAGCAGCGCTTTGGCCTCTCCCTGTACTGGAACCAAATCCAGGGCCCTACAAAACCCTGGTGGCACAGAAACCTG ACTGGGCCACAGACCATTACCTTGAACCACACAGacctgtttccttgcctttgtaTTCAG GTGTGGCCTTTAGAGCCCGACTCTGTCAGGACAAGCGTCTGTCCCTTTAGGGAGG ACCCTCGGGCACACCGGAACCTCTGGCGTGCAGCCCGGCTGCAGCTACTGCCCCCACGGGGCTGGCGGTTAGATGCACCCTGCTCACTGCTTGCTGAGGCCACTCTATGTTGGCAGGCACCAGGTGGGGGCCCCTGCCAGTCGCTGGTCCCGCCTCTGTATCAAGCAAATGTCACTGTAAAT AAGACACTTGAGTTGCCGTTGCTGAATGCCCACCCCAACCTCTGTGTCCAG GTGAGCAGCTGGGAGAAGCTGCAGCTACAGGAGTGCTTGTGGGCTG ACTCCCTCAGGGCCCTCAAGGATGATCTGCTGCTGGTAGAGACACGAGGCCTCCAGGACAACAGATCACTCTGTGCCTTAGAACCCAGTGGCTGCACCCCACTACTCAGCAAGGCCTCCACG AGGGCAGCTCGCCTTGGAGAGCAATTACTACAAGACCTGCAGTCAGGCCAGTGTCTGCAG CTGTGGGAAGATGAGCTGAGAGCACTATGGGCCTGCCCCATGGACAAGT ACGTTCACCAGCGCTGGGCCCTGGTGTGGCTGGCCTGCCTACTCTTGGCCTctgtgcttttccttctcttccttttcaggaAGGACCACGTGAAAG GGTGGCTGAGGCTCTTGAAGGAGGACCTCCGCGCGGGGG CTGCCGCCACGGCCCGCGCGGCTCTGCTCCTCTACTCGGCCGAGGACTCGGGCTTTGAGCGCCTGGTGGGCGCCCTGGCGTCAGCGCTGTGCCAGCTGCCGCTGCAGGTGACCGTGGACCTTTGGAGCCGTCGTGAGCTGAGCGCGCAGGGGCCCCTGGCCTGGTTCCACGCGCAGCGGCGCCAGACCCTGCAGGAGGGCGGGGTGGTGGTCCTGCTCTTCTCGCCCGGGGCCGTGGCGCTGTGCCACGAGTGGCTGCAGGACGCGGCGTCGGCGTCGGCGTCCGCCCCGCACGGCCCGCACGACGCCTTCGCCGCCTCGCTCAGCTGCGTGCTGCCCGACTTCCTGCAGGGCCGGGCGCCCGGCCGCTACGTGGGGGCCTACTTCGACGGATTGCTCCACTCGGGTGCCGTGCCCGCCCTGTTCCGCAGCGTACCGGtcttctccctgccctcccagctgCCCGACTTCCTGGGGACCCTGCAGGGGCCTGGCGCCCCCGGTCCCGGGCGGCTCGGGGAGAGGGCCAAGCAAGTGTCCCGGGCCCTGCAGCCCACCCTGGACCAGCTGCTCCAGGCGCTCGGAGAtcccgggggccccggggggggcACGCGGGATGGCACGTGA